One window from the genome of Bacillus weihaiensis encodes:
- a CDS encoding class I SAM-dependent methyltransferase, with the protein MNNRWNEIIYKIWSPIYDSFFNTGRFLNARKEIFSKIEFERTQKILFVGIGTGADLELIQHKELDITAIDYSFEMLNKAKTKFKETPIHFLRMDAQDMSFQDHQFDIIIGSLILSVVPDPVKCLEEMIRVLKPNGSLIIFDKFIPKNTELSLCKKGMRPLIKLLGTDIGISFETLYEKHINTIIVQEDTDIMFNGMYRKIILTKRTIHPG; encoded by the coding sequence ATGAATAATCGTTGGAATGAGATCATTTATAAAATATGGTCTCCTATATATGATTCTTTTTTTAACACGGGACGTTTCCTAAACGCTCGGAAAGAAATATTTAGTAAAATCGAATTTGAAAGAACGCAAAAAATACTATTCGTTGGCATAGGTACCGGAGCAGATTTGGAATTAATCCAACATAAAGAATTAGATATTACAGCCATTGATTACTCATTTGAAATGCTCAATAAAGCAAAAACTAAATTTAAAGAAACACCTATACATTTTTTAAGAATGGACGCTCAGGATATGAGTTTCCAAGATCATCAATTTGATATTATTATAGGAAGTCTTATCTTATCAGTTGTACCGGATCCAGTTAAATGTCTTGAAGAGATGATTCGAGTGTTGAAGCCAAATGGGAGCCTTATCATTTTTGATAAATTCATCCCTAAAAATACTGAACTTTCTCTATGTAAAAAGGGAATGAGACCCCTCATCAAATTATTAGGAACTGATATAGGCATTTCCTTTGAAACATTATATGAAAAGCATATCAATACAATAATCGTTCAAGAAGATACCGACATAATGTTTAATGGAATGTATAGGAAAATTATACTAACAAAAAGGACTATTCATCCTGGTTAA
- a CDS encoding FtsW/RodA/SpoVE family cell cycle protein codes for MIKKILKSYDYALILAVILLCSFGLVMVYSSSMITAVSRYGYEPDHFFQRQKLALIGGSIAFIAMMIFPYRAFLNSKLLKLIVLGSIAILGSLFFIGHVAGNANSWIKIGGLSLQPGEFVKLSVIIYLAAVYDKKQSYINSFTTGVLPPLIFTFIICGFVIIQPDLGTAFIIGMIAICMILCSGMGMKSIAKLIGIFVAAILLISPFILLNSEKFITEKRVDRFVGFSDPFEHASAAGYQLVNSFYAIGSGGLQGVGLGQSVQKYGYLPESHTDFIMAIIAEELGLFGVMFVLVLLTFVVLKGFAIARKCQDPFGTLLAIGISSMIAIQAMINLGGLTGLIPITGVPLPFISYGGSSILLLLISMGLLVNVSMFTNYRETYKKPGSSVASSTTKQVKSIPQQQSSSMR; via the coding sequence ATGATTAAAAAAATCTTAAAGTCATATGATTATGCGCTTATTTTAGCAGTTATTTTGTTGTGTTCATTTGGCTTAGTCATGGTCTATAGTTCAAGCATGATTACTGCTGTATCTCGTTATGGGTATGAACCAGATCATTTCTTTCAAAGACAGAAACTAGCTTTAATTGGCGGTAGCATTGCGTTCATCGCCATGATGATTTTCCCCTACCGTGCTTTCTTAAATAGTAAATTACTTAAGTTAATCGTATTAGGTTCCATCGCTATATTAGGATCTTTATTTTTTATTGGTCACGTAGCAGGTAATGCGAATAGCTGGATAAAAATAGGTGGATTAAGCTTGCAGCCAGGAGAATTTGTAAAACTAAGTGTAATCATTTACTTGGCTGCAGTATATGACAAAAAACAGTCATATATTAATTCATTTACAACAGGTGTACTACCTCCATTAATTTTCACGTTTATTATATGTGGTTTTGTTATTATCCAGCCAGATCTTGGGACAGCCTTTATCATTGGCATGATCGCGATCTGTATGATTTTATGCTCTGGTATGGGTATGAAAAGTATTGCCAAGCTGATTGGGATATTTGTAGCGGCTATTCTTCTCATAAGTCCTTTTATCTTATTAAATTCAGAGAAATTTATAACAGAGAAAAGAGTAGACCGATTTGTTGGATTTTCAGATCCGTTTGAACATGCATCAGCAGCAGGATATCAACTGGTTAATTCATTTTATGCCATTGGTTCTGGTGGTTTACAGGGAGTAGGGTTGGGTCAAAGCGTACAGAAATATGGTTACTTACCAGAATCCCATACAGATTTTATCATGGCGATTATAGCTGAGGAGCTTGGATTATTTGGAGTGATGTTTGTTCTAGTCCTTCTTACTTTTGTAGTATTAAAGGGGTTTGCAATCGCCAGAAAATGTCAGGATCCGTTTGGAACACTTTTAGCCATTGGTATATCTAGTATGATTGCTATTCAAGCAATGATTAATTTAGGTGGGTTAACGGGTTTAATTCCAATAACAGGTGTTCCGCTTCCTTTTATAAGCTATGGGGGCTCGTCGATCTTATTGCTTTTAATTTCAATGGGGTTATTAGTAAATGTATCCATGTTTACTAATTACAGAGAAACGTATAAAAAACCAGGTAGTTCAGTAGCATCAAGCACGACTAAACAAGTGAAGTCAATTCCACAACAACAAAGTAGTTCTATGAGATAA